TTTTGTAAGAAGTGTTGCAGCAAAAGCTTTTGGTGCAGGAAAGAGAAAATTCCTATTTTTAAAACTCTCTTTTGAAAAATCATTTACTATTTCGTTTGCAACAACAATCCCTTTTATCATTTTTTTTGAACGAGCAACAGCATTGAATCCAACTCTTTTATCAGCAATTACAAAATGATACGGATTCATATAAGCAATATCATATTCGCCGTTGTAAAGTTTTTTTTGAAATTCTGGTATCGACTTTTCAGTCTTAAAAGTAATATCAAGACCACTTTTTTCTGAAAGTTCGTGAATAATTGGAAGCCACTTCTTTACTAAAACTGCGGGACTTTGCTGAGGAACAACCCCAAAATTTAAACTCTTTCCAAAGAGTATAGTTGAAAATAATAAATATAAAACAATCTTTAATACAAAATTTCTTTGCTAAATTATACAATTTTAAAACTATGAGAATTTTGTAATTTTAGAGTCTCTTTTTTGTGAGAATATTGACATATCAAAATTTTTAAAATGGTAATTCATGATAGATGTCGAGAAAATTGTAAAAAGTAAATATCCCAAAATTGAGAAATATCCAAAAATTCTTTACAAGCCTTTTATTTTTTTCTTAAAGAGGTTTTTTCACGAAAAAGATATCAATGAGTTTTTGGCTGAAAGCAGTGATTTAGATGGATTTGATTTTATAGAATCTGTTCTTGACTATTTTAATTTTCGATACATGGCTTCAAACATCGAAAAAGAAAATATACCAACGGAGGGTCGAGTGATGATTATTGCAAATCATCCGCTTGGTGCGTTGGATGCTCTTGCTCTTCTAAAGTTGGTAAGTGAAGTTCGGAAAGATATTAAAATTGTTGCAAATGATATGTTGTATTCTATTCCGCCGATGAGGTCCCTACTTTTACCAATTGACAATATGGAAAAACGATACACAAAAGAGAGTATAAAAGCCATTTATTCCTCTTTAAAAAATGAAGAAGTTGTCATTATTTTTCCATCAGGTGAAGTTTCTCGTGCAAATCCAACAGGAATTAAAGACACAAAATGGAGAGATGGATTTTTGAAATTTGCGAAAAAAACAGGAACTCCAATTCTCCCAATTTTTATAAAAGCTAGAAACTCATTCTCTTTTTACACACTTTCGTCAATCAATAAAAACTTTTCTTCATTTATGCTTGTTGATGAAATGTTTAAGCAAAAGGATAAAGGTCTTCATTTCTCAATTGGAGGACTAATTCCAGCTGAAAACCTAAACTTTGGCGGTCTTGACACAAGCTCTACTGTTAAACTTCTAAAAAAGCATCTTTGGAAAATCTCAAAAGGCAAAAAAGGTATTTTTCAAACCCAAAAAGGAATTGCTCATCCTGAAAGTCGCCAAGAATTAAAAAGAGAACTTTCTGAAACTTGCCAATTTATTGGAAAAACAAACGACCACAAAGATATTTATCTTTTTGAACATAGCGAAAGATCTATTATTTTAAAAGAGCTTGGGCGACTTCGAGAAGTTACATTTCGAAAAGTTGGCGAAGGTAGTGGAAAAAAACGAGACAAAGACAAATATGATAAATATTACAAACATATAATTCTTTGGGACGATTATAATTTAGAGATTGTTGGCTCTTACAGAATAGGTGTTGTTTCTGAAATTGTTGAAAAGTTTGGTACAAGTGGTCTTTATACCTCTACACTCTTCCACTTTGGAGAAGAGTTCAAACCATATTTAGAAAACTCTATTGAACTTGGTCGAAGTTTTGTTCAACCTAAATATTGGGGAAGTCGTGCCTTGGACTCTCTCTGGTTTGGGATTGGTGCTTTTCTTCGTGCAAATCCTCAAATCAAATATATGTTCGGAACTGTTTCTCTCTCAAATTCACATCCAAAAGTCGCACAAGAGCAAATTATATATTTTTATCAAAACTTTTTTGGACAAAATGGAATTGTAGAATCCAAGAATAAAGTTTTAATTTCCGAGACCTCATCGCTAAAAAATACTTTTTCTGAAGAATCCTATTTAAAAAACATGGTCGTTCTAAAACGAAATCTCAAAGAACTAAATTTAACAATTCCAACCCTATTTAAACAATATACTGAACTTTGTGAAAAAGGAGGGGTCAAATTTCTTGACTTTGGAGTTGATACAGATTTCAATAATGCTATCGATGGTTTTATTCTTGTTGATGTCCATTCTATTAAAGAAAATAAGCGAAAAAGATACATCGACAACGGTTTAGATTCTTAGAATTTTCTCTAAATTGTCTTTTTGTAAAGACGATACTATAAAGTAGATAAAAAATAAAGGGTTATATTTATGAGTTATGTTATCAACACAAATATAGCAAGTATGAACGCTTATGCTCAATCTTCAAAAAGCAACAAAGCTTTAGCTGCTTCTCTTGAAAAATTAAGTTCTGGTGAAAGAATTAATAGAGCTGCTGATGACTCATCTGGTATGGCAATTGCTGATGGTCTTCGATCTCAAGCAAATGCAATTGGTCAAGCTATCACAAATGCAAACGATGGTATCGGTATCATCCAAATTGCTGACAAAGCTATGGCTGAACAAGTAAATATCATTGATGCTATCAAAACTAAAGCTACTCAAGCTGCACAAGATGCTCAATCTTCAGAGAGCCGACGAGCTATCCAAACTGATATTCGACAACTAATGGCTCAATTAGACAATATAGCTTCAACTACTAATTTTAATGGAAAACAACTATTATCAGGTAATTTTGTAAATAAAGAGTTCCAAGTTGGTGCATTCAGTCGAAATACTGTTTCTGCTTCTATTTCTGCGACAAGCTCAGATAAAATCGGACACATCAGAACTGAAACTTCTGCTTCTAATGAGAGTGGAAATGGTATCACTGAAGGTACTGCTCTTCTTAAATTTGAAGGAACAAATATCCCTGGTGGTTCTATGACTATCGAGTCTGTTGAAATCGGATACGAAGCTGGTCAAGGTATTGGTGTTCTTTCTGAAGCAATCAACAGAAATAGTGATGTTCTTGGTGTTCGAGCTTCTTACAAAACTGAAAGTATTGGTAGTGCTGCTGTTTCTGCAGGTGATGTTGAAAACTTAGTTATCAATGGAACTACAATCGGTAGTATTTCTGGTATTTCAGCAAATGACTCTGATGGACGACTTGCTGCTGCAATCAATGATTTCAAAAATGACACTGGTGTTGTTGCGACAATTGACGAAAGAGGACATTTAAGACTTACATCTTCTGATGGTCGTGGAATTAATATTGAATCTGGAAATGCTGGTGTAAATACATTGAATGATATTGCTGGGGTTTCTGAAGGTTTCAATGGCGGTCGATTAACTCTTACATCAATGGGAGCAAAAGATATTATTGTTTCTGATGTATCTGTTAATGCTGATGGAACTGGTGGTGTTCTCTCAAATGCACTTTCAAACTCTTCAGATGCAAATATCAACTTAAGAAGTATGCTTGGTGGATTTACTGGTGGAGAAGCTGATGCAATCGGTGCTTACTCTTCTGAAAATATGTTTGGATACGGTGCAGGACTAACAGCTGGTGTTACAACTCTTGAGGGTGCTATGGTTGTTATGGACATTGCAGATGCTTCTTTAAAACAACTTGACCTTATGAGATCTAACTTAGGTTCTATTCAAAATCAATTTGAGGCAACAGTTTCTAACTTGCAAGTTGCTGAAGTAACAATCAAAGCTAGTGAGTCTGCAATTCGAGATGTTGATTTCGCAAAAGAGACTGCTAACTTCTCAAAAAATAATATTCTTGTTCAATCTGGTGCTTATGCTCTTTCACAAGCAAATATTGTTCAACAAAATGTTTTAAGACTTCTCCAATAATAACTTCTTAAAACTCATTTTTTTACGGTAATTTTTTACCGTAAAACCCCTTTATTTTTCTTACATTAAGCTAATTTAGATATAATCTATATACTTCACAAAATGGATTTTTTAGATGGCAACAGCAAAAACAACAAGTGCAAAAGAGAAAGCTTTAGAATCTGCTCTAAAAGAGATCGATAAGAAATTTGGAAAACATACCTTAATTAGAATTGGTGATAAAGAGATTGAGAAAATTCCGTCAATTAGTACGGGTTCGATCGGACTTGATTTATCATTAGGAATTGGTGGTTTGCCAGTTGGTAGAGTTATTGAGATTTATGGACCAGAAAGTTCAGGAAAAACTACACTTTCATTACAAACAATTGCCGAAGCACAAAAAAAAGGTATGCGATGTGGATTTATCGATGCCGAACATGCAATTGATATTCAATATGCAAAAAATTTAGGTGTTGATGTAGAAAATTTATATTTATCCCAACCAGACTACGGAGAACAAGCTTTAGAAATTACTGAAACAATGGCAAGAAGTGGTGCTTTTGACCTCATCGTTATCGATTCCGTTGCGGCACTTGTTCCAAAAGTTGAGATTGAAGGAACAATTGAAGATCAGCAAGTTGGTGTTCAAGCTAGATTAATGAGTAAAGCACTTCGACGACTCGCTTCAGTTTTACACGATATGAATGCGACTGTGATTTTTATAAATCAATTACGACAAAAAATAGGTGTTATTGGTTACGGGTGTTTCCATCATGACACACTTTTAAATTTTGCAGATGGTCGTTCACTTCCAATTGGTGAAGTTGTTGATAATAAAATTAAAGGTGAAGTTTTTTGTATCAATGAAAAAACAGGCGAAATCGAAACAAAACCTATTACAGCTTGGCACG
Above is a genomic segment from Thiovulum sp. ES containing:
- a CDS encoding putative hemolysin (PFAM: Acyltransferase) translates to MIDVEKIVKSKYPKIEKYPKILYKPFIFFLKRFFHEKDINEFLAESSDLDGFDFIESVLDYFNFRYMASNIEKENIPTEGRVMIIANHPLGALDALALLKLVSEVRKDIKIVANDMLYSIPPMRSLLLPIDNMEKRYTKESIKAIYSSLKNEEVVIIFPSGEVSRANPTGIKDTKWRDGFLKFAKKTGTPILPIFIKARNSFSFYTLSSINKNFSSFMLVDEMFKQKDKGLHFSIGGLIPAENLNFGGLDTSSTVKLLKKHLWKISKGKKGIFQTQKGIAHPESRQELKRELSETCQFIGKTNDHKDIYLFEHSERSIILKELGRLREVTFRKVGEGSGKKRDKDKYDKYYKHIILWDDYNLEIVGSYRIGVVSEIVEKFGTSGLYTSTLFHFGEEFKPYLENSIELGRSFVQPKYWGSRALDSLWFGIGAFLRANPQIKYMFGTVSLSNSHPKVAQEQIIYFYQNFFGQNGIVESKNKVLISETSSLKNTFSEESYLKNMVVLKRNLKELNLTIPTLFKQYTELCEKGGVKFLDFGVDTDFNNAIDGFILVDVHSIKENKRKRYIDNGLDS
- a CDS encoding Flagellin FliC (PFAM: Bacterial flagellin N-terminal helical region; Flagellin hook IN motif; Bacterial flagellin C-terminal helical region), encoding MSYVINTNIASMNAYAQSSKSNKALAASLEKLSSGERINRAADDSSGMAIADGLRSQANAIGQAITNANDGIGIIQIADKAMAEQVNIIDAIKTKATQAAQDAQSSESRRAIQTDIRQLMAQLDNIASTTNFNGKQLLSGNFVNKEFQVGAFSRNTVSASISATSSDKIGHIRTETSASNESGNGITEGTALLKFEGTNIPGGSMTIESVEIGYEAGQGIGVLSEAINRNSDVLGVRASYKTESIGSAAVSAGDVENLVINGTTIGSISGISANDSDGRLAAAINDFKNDTGVVATIDERGHLRLTSSDGRGINIESGNAGVNTLNDIAGVSEGFNGGRLTLTSMGAKDIIVSDVSVNADGTGGVLSNALSNSSDANINLRSMLGGFTGGEADAIGAYSSENMFGYGAGLTAGVTTLEGAMVVMDIADASLKQLDLMRSNLGSIQNQFEATVSNLQVAEVTIKASESAIRDVDFAKETANFSKNNILVQSGAYALSQANIVQQNVLRLLQ